DNA sequence from the Tissierella sp. MB52-C2 genome:
ACCAGTAAGGGCTCCTGTTCCTGAAACCGGATATGGAGCGGCTGCTATGACTTTAGCGTCTCTTACACCTGCTGTAATAAGTGCACTACTGTACATTTCTTCTGTTGCCCAAGAGATATTATATGTTTGTACATCTATACCAGAACCTTCTTCTAATAGCTCAACATAGGAAGATGATATGGTTATCTTTCCAAGTTGTCCTTCACTTGCCACCCCTTCTAAGTATTTTCTTTCTTCTTCATTATTTACTTCTATTATAGTAGCTTCATTTTTATTTACATTGAAAAGATTCAACATTTGTTTTCTTTGATCTTCATTTAAGTTTTTCCCCAGTGTAACAACCTTTGTACTATCTCCATAGGCAAAGGCATTAAACATGAACACTAAAGATAGAATTATTGTTATATTTATTATTAATTTTTTGTTTTTCAATTTACCACCTCTCTGCAATGCTTTTTCTTTATTTTATCATATAATTTCTTTTTAGTCTCTGATTATATAATAGAAATCAATAAAGAACTAGAATAGATTCTATCTAGCTCTTTATAATATACTCTATTTCTCTATTTTCTCCAATCCTCCCATATATGGTCTTAATACCTCTGGGACTATTACTGTTCCATCTTCTTCTTGATAATTTTCAAGAATTGCTGCAAAAGTTCTACCTACAGCTAGACCTGAACCATTTAGAGTATGAACAAACTCTACTTTGCCTGTTTCTTCTTTTCTATATCTAATATTTGCACGTCTTGCTTGGAAATCTTCAAAGTTACTACAGCTTGAAATCTCCACATATCTGCCATAGGAAGGCATCCATACTTCTATATCATAAGTCTTTGCAGCTGAAAATCCTAAGTCTCCACTACATAATGCAACGACTCTATAAGGTATATTAAGTTTTTTTAATACTTCCTCTGCACTTAAAGTTAATTTCTCTAACTCTTCGTAGGAGTTCTCTGGATTTGCAAATTTAACTAGTTCAACCTTATCAAATTGGTGATTTCTAATAAGTCCTCTAGTATCTCTTCCTGCTGCTCCTGCCTCTTGTCTAAAGCAAGGAGTATACGCTGTATAGTATATTGGTAAATCCTTTTCATTTAAGATTTCATCTCGCAGCAAATTTGTAAGAGGAACTTCTGCTGTTGGCACTAAGAAATAATCTTTACTAGGCAAATGGAACATATCTTCTTCAAATTTCGGTAATTGACCTGTACCTATCATACTATCTCTATTTACCATAAATGGAGTAGCCATTTCAATAAATCCATGATCAGTGGTGTGAAGATTTAGCATAAACTGCGTAATAGCTCTTTCAAGCCTTGCACCTAAACCTCTAAAAACTGTAAATCTAGCACCTGTAATCTTTGTGGCACTTTCAAAATCTAATATATTTAAATCTGTACCTATATCCCAGTGAGCCTTTGCATCAAAAGTAAAGTTTCTTGGTTCTCCAAACTTTCTTATTTCTACATTATCTGTATCGTCTTTACCTTCTATTACAGATTCATTAGGTGTATTTGGTATTTGGAGTAAAGTCTGTCTTAATTCTTCGTCTATTTCCTTTACTTTTACATCTAATTCTCTTATTCTTTCTGATAACTCTTTCATTTCAGCGAAAATAGGTGCTGGGTCTTTACCTTCCTTTTTAAGTTTAGGTATTTCTTTTGACCCTGCATTTTGTTTCGCCTTCATTTCTTCTACTTCTACAAGGATATTTCTTCTGTTTTCATCTAATTCTAAAACCTTATCAATAGGAAATTCACCTTTTCTCTTTCCTAAAGCTTTTATTACTTCCTCTGGATTTGATCTAATTCTTCTAATATCTAACATGATTATAACCTCCTTAAATTTTCCACAGTCCCGAAACACAAATCGGGTTAGGCATTTTCCACAGTTTCGCAACTCAAATCTATTCACTCGCTACGCTCGTATAGATTTGGTTCTCATTGCCTTTTTGTCCAATGAGCGATAGCGAGTTGCAGACAAAACGGACAGCGGAGGTGCGTTTGACCTACCATCGATTTGCAAAAAACGCAAATCGGGTTAGGTCATAAAAAAAACTCTCAATCCCTAAATATTAGGGACGAGAGTTACCCGCGTTGCCACCCTAGTTAGCCCGAAGGCTCACTCGAAATTCATAGACTCTAGGACGGATTCAATATTTCACTTTGCCAATTTTCACCAACCATTGACTCTCTAAAAAAGCTATATACTTACTATTTCCCTTCTTTGCCTAGTATTTAATTTTAATTATAGATATTATAACACAATATTTGGAATTGTCAAGGATAACTTTTTACTTTTTGTTTAATTTATAATAAAAATAAGATTTAAACGGATATATCTTGATGAAAAATTCATAATTTTTTTAATTTATTTCTATTATATATTTGTCTAAATGGAGCATAACGGTTTTTATAGAGCAGACAATCTTAAAAATCTATATTAGACTATTTAATATATCTCATATATAGGTATTTATAAAGGTTTTATTAAAATTTATGAGAAAATAGAAGTATGGATGATTGCATAATTGATTTTTTAGTTTTAAAATACTCAAAACACAGTCAACATGGATATAATGGCTTAGTTAAAAAGAACAACCTCAAAACATGTACCCGTTCCAAACTTACTTTCTACACTGATTTCGCCTCCGTGGACTTTTATAATCTGCTTAGTTATAGCCATACCTAAACCCGTTCCTTCAACTGTATTAGAAGTATTTGTGCCTCGATAATGTCTATTGAAAATATATGGCAAATCCTCTGGTGAGATTCCCTTACCATCATCAGCCACCTGTATGTGAATTTTATTTTCCTCATAAGTTAATTTCACATTAATATTCACTGATCTGTCATTATGTGTAATAGCATTATATAAGATGTTATTTATGGCTCGTCTAAAAAGTACAGGATCAAGCTGACATAAAATCTGTGTTTCATCACAATACCAATCCAAATGAACATTAGACATATCTACACCGTTAAGCACATCAATAACAATATCTCTTAACAAAGTCACCATATTTACCCTCTGTAAATTTAACACCAAATATCCACTCTCTAGTCTCGTACTTAGATTTAAATCATCTACTAGGTTTGAGATATAAAGTGCTTTATCCTCAATAATCTTTGCATAACGATGCATATTCTCTACTGAAATGCTTTCATCACTACGAAGCAATTCTCCATATCCACGAATAGACGCCAATGGCGTTTTTATATCATGGGATATATTAGAGATCCAGTTTTCTCGCATGACATCTATGGCAACACGTTCTTTTTCATTGGCTTGTAATTGGCCCGACAGTTTATTGATATTAGAAAAAACCGAGCCGTATAATCCATTTGTTGACAGAACTTGGTTGTAATGTCCCCCAGTCAGATTCTCTATACCTTTGATCATTTCTCCTACAGGTCTTGTTAGACCCCTACTAAAACCCATGCCAAAGAGCAACCCTAAAATTATGTCCACAGCAAAAATAAGCAGCATAATTCCACCTATAATACTGGCAAAATAATTTTTATTAAAGGTAAAAAACGTCCTTTGAAGGTCTCTATATGGCATACCAATTAAATAGGTATAGGTCTCTTCCTCAAAAGACACCTCACTTACAAACATCGTATCTGGATTGGCGTATTTATAATTATGCACTAAGGTCATTGGAGTGTATATCTGTGGAAGTTCTTCATGCCCATTGAATTGAAAAATCACATTATAATCTGTACCGAGTATCTGGATCCAAGCATTATTTTGGATTAAAGAACGCTGTGCATTTTTGTCTAAGGAAAACTGTCCTTCCTCTAAGCTAATATGCTTAAAAAACTGTCTAACATAATCTTCTGGACTAATGTAGCGTTCATTAGCAATACCATAGGAATAGGATTCCCTAGATCCAAAATGAAATAGGCCAAAAGTTATAAGGCCGTTGACCAATACTACTACAATGATAACCATAATAATACTCATTAAATATTTAAGAGTTAAATGTAATCTCATATTATTTATCCTTTACTACTAACTTATAGCCAAGCCCTTTTACTGTTATTAAATATTCTGGATTTGATGGGTCTACTTCAATTTGCTCTCTTATTCTTCGAATGTGTACCATAATTGTGTTGTCAAATCCAATATAATCCTCTCCCCAGACTGCATCACATAAATGCTCCTTACTTAAAATCAAATTAGGATGTTTTGCAAAATATTCCAATAGCTTATAGGCTTTTGGCTGTAGCACAAGTGCTTCATCTTCCTTAAAAAGTTCGCCTTTTAAAGGAATCATCCTAAATGGTCCAAAATGGATAGTTTCAATATCCTGTGTATCAGCTATAGATTCTGAGCGTTTCAAATGTGCTTTTACTCGATATGCAAGTTCTTTTGGGCTAAATGGTTTAGTCACATAATCATCTGCCCCTATTGCAAATCCCACAATTCGATCCACTTCTTCCGTTTTTGCAGATACAAAAATAATGGGAATCTGTGAAGTCTCTCTTATGGTCTTACATAGATTATGGCCTTGAATATCAGGCAACATTACATCTAAAATCACAATATCTGGTTGCCAGCTATGAAAGTCTTCCAAAGCTTTAACACCTGTATTTGTAGTTTTAACATAAGTAAAACCTTCTAATTTCAAAGCATGTTCGATTATCTCCAGCAACTCAACTTCATCATCTACAACAAGTATCTTTTTATTGAATAGCACATCCATAATACCGCTCCCTTATTCTTAATATAGGTATAGTATACCCAATTTCAGCGCCATGTGTTAAATAATCTACACGAAAAAAGTAGATAAAATGTATAAAGCATAGATATGAACTGGATAGAATACATAGAACAAGTACTTCATGCCCTTCCCTCTTTGTCCATTATAAAGTGCTAGAAGAGGTAGAGCACCAATCATCAACCATTGGAAATTATTATAAAGTAGACCCTGTAATGAAAAATTCTGCCACGGTATTAGGGCAATGGATACCAGCGCATATAAAATCAGTTGAAGTGTTTTTTTATCACGTGTTAAATAAAACAAGATTCCCAATCCCACAAATATTGGACCGCCTTCAACAAATATTGGGGTTGGTAATAGGAAAACTGCATGAATCATCCCTGGAATATGAAGGTTCATCATCATAAATATACCAAGGGCAACGGGCAATACCAATCCCAAAATGCCCAGCACTACAGACATGATGCGTCTTTCTTTTATACCTTTTTTTAAATAATCAATAATCGTTAAGTAAACAGTAATTAAAAAGAGAGTCGCAAAAATATTTGCCATAAGAGCAGCATTATCACTACGTGGAAACCATCTTGTAATCCATTGATTTCCAAGAACCATTATCAATGATCCCACGTAGAGTCTAGCCATATATTTGGCACGATTGCGTGTATGGACAAAGCCTTCCACAGTCATGAAGGCAAATATCGGAGCCACTACACGCCCTATCCATGTAAACCATAGAGGCACCTGATTAGTAAACGAAAAAAAGTAATGCACATGATCAAAAACCATTAGAAAAAGTGCAATGAGTTTTATTTGAAATCCTGTTAATCCTTTTTTAAACATATTGTTCACCTCATTTTTTTATTTTCATTATGAGTATAGCAGGGTAAGTTTAAATCTTATTAACAGAAACCTTAATTAAACCTTAATTATCTGGTTTCCGTATAGCAAGCAAGAGTACCGATTTTTACTAAATTCCTCTGTTAAAATGCAAATATCCATTAGAAAATCTAAATTTAGATTTTCTAATGGATATTCTCATCTTTTGTTCTTTAATTATTTTATCTTTAGTTAGGAGGCTCGTCCTCCTGTTTTTTTTATACCCCATGGGAGTTTCTTAAAACAATATATTCAAAAAGTTTATAATTTCATATCTCCAAATTTTATTAATCCCTTTTTCCTCATCCATTGTGATACTACATAGGATATTAGTCCAGGCAATAAAAAATGCATTACAAAAATTAAAATTAAAGTCTTAGAATCTCCGCCCATTGCATCTATAGTAGCAAATTGACCTACCAACCCACTGGTACCCATACCTGCACCTATGCTATTTCCTTCCATCTTCAAAACATATGTAGATATAGGTCCTAAAATAGCCGATGATACTATGGCAGGCATCCATATTAAAGGATTTCTTATTATATTTGGAACTTGAAGCATTGAAGTACCCAATCCTTGAGCTATAAAACCTCCGAAACCGTTTTCTTTATAGGAAGCCACTGCAAATCCAATCATATTTGCTGCACATCCTACTGTACTAGCTCCTGCTGCCAATCCTGATAATCCCAAAGATATGGCCAATGCTGCTGAACTTATTGGAAGTGTTAAAACTATTCCCATGACTACTGAAACTATTATTCCCATGGGAATTGGGTGCATTTCTGTTGCTGTATTCACTATATTTCCAAAGAAATTCATTACTGCTGTCATATATGGGCCAATATGAATTCCTACAAGTCCACCTAATACAATGGTGGATAGAGGGACTAATACTATATCTACCTTAGTTCTGCCACCAATTAATTTAGAAAACTCTGCTCCTACTAAAGCCGCCACAAATGCCCCCACAGGTTCTCCTGTATTTATAATTGCCGTAGCTCCATCAAAAGTAATACTTCCTGCTCCTATGGCCCCAGTAATTACTGAAGCAAATATTCCTAATGGCGGAGCACCTACACTATACGCTACTCCTGCTCCTATGGCTGGTCCCATTAGTTTTTGTGCTATGGACCCAAATAGAACAAGAGCATTAATATTAAATAAAGTTCCTAATTGTTTAGTTATAAGTCCGATAAGCAAAGATGAAAAAAGTCCTAAAGCCATGCCGTTTAATATTTTAACAAAATAATCTCTTAGACTTCCCTGTGATTTTGCTATTTCCGACACCCCCGAGTTAAGTTGTATTTACAGCTGTCTTGTCAGCTATATATATAAATATATCATCTCATTATTCTTTTATCAAGTATTTTTTCTTTGAAAGTGCTTCTCTTATCTTATGAAATACTTCTTCGCTATTTACTTCTATAGTATGTAAGTGAACACCATCTGTTAGTGAGGATAAGGGCTCCGCTTTAGTTGTCTTTAAATTATCCATAAATAGCATTAAATCATGTCTCGACCCTATTTGTAGTTGAGACTTTATTTCTCCATATAAAGGATGTTCTACTATTACATCTATAATCTTTCCACCTAAATTAACTATAGTTCTTAATTCATCTTCTAACTCATAATTATTTTGGTGATTACACACTATAGTTTTTATTAGCCTATCTTTTTCATAAATCCTAGGCATCAAATATCCTTGAGGTGTGGCAAATATATTTTCCCCTTTCGCCCGTAGTATTGCAATATCTTGAACTATTACTTGTCTACTTACTTGTAATTTTTCTGCTAATTCTGTACCTTTTACTGGATCCTTTGATTTGTTTAATATATTAATGATTTCCTGTCTTCTTTCACCTGCATCCATTATCTAACCCCCAGATTTACTATTTATTATTTACTAAAAGCTATTCCCATCTTAAATCTGGTCCATAAAATTTCAATGGAATAAACTTATCTAATATTCTAGAAAATACTCTATCTGTATAAGTCTCAGATATTTCCTTTGGAGTTAGGTTTGTAGATATTATAGTCTTTTTACCTCCTATTATTCTTGTATTTACTATATTGAAGATTTCTGCATTTGTAAAAGTATTGGCTACTTCAGTGCCTAAATCATCGATTATTAATAAATCTGCATCAAATAATGAATTATATTCATAATCATTAGACTTGGTATCCCTTCTAAATCTATGTCCTTCTATTATTTCAAGTATTGTAAATGCAGTTTGATATATGACTATTTTATTTTTATCTAAGAGAGACTTGGCTATACAGCTACAAAGAAAAGTTTTTCCTAAACCTGTAGTTCCATAGAATAGCAAATTGTCTCCATTGTTTTCGTTAAAATTGCTGATAAATCCTTCTGCAATACTTACAATATCCTGCATATTTTGCCTTGGTGTCATTATTTCATTTCCAAAGGGTTCATCTTTAAATATATTAATATTAAAGGTCTTAAAATTTTCTATTTCTAAAGAGTTTTCTATATTTGACATTTTATATGCTCTAGAGA
Encoded proteins:
- a CDS encoding transcription repressor NadR, encoding MDAGERRQEIINILNKSKDPVKGTELAEKLQVSRQVIVQDIAILRAKGENIFATPQGYLMPRIYEKDRLIKTIVCNHQNNYELEDELRTIVNLGGKIIDVIVEHPLYGEIKSQLQIGSRHDLMLFMDNLKTTKAEPLSSLTDGVHLHTIEVNSEEVFHKIREALSKKKYLIKE
- the serS gene encoding serine--tRNA ligase, producing the protein MLDIRRIRSNPEEVIKALGKRKGEFPIDKVLELDENRRNILVEVEEMKAKQNAGSKEIPKLKKEGKDPAPIFAEMKELSERIRELDVKVKEIDEELRQTLLQIPNTPNESVIEGKDDTDNVEIRKFGEPRNFTFDAKAHWDIGTDLNILDFESATKITGARFTVFRGLGARLERAITQFMLNLHTTDHGFIEMATPFMVNRDSMIGTGQLPKFEEDMFHLPSKDYFLVPTAEVPLTNLLRDEILNEKDLPIYYTAYTPCFRQEAGAAGRDTRGLIRNHQFDKVELVKFANPENSYEELEKLTLSAEEVLKKLNIPYRVVALCSGDLGFSAAKTYDIEVWMPSYGRYVEISSCSNFEDFQARRANIRYRKEETGKVEFVHTLNGSGLAVGRTFAAILENYQEEDGTVIVPEVLRPYMGGLEKIEK
- a CDS encoding HAMP domain-containing sensor histidine kinase translates to MRLHLTLKYLMSIIMVIIVVVLVNGLITFGLFHFGSRESYSYGIANERYISPEDYVRQFFKHISLEEGQFSLDKNAQRSLIQNNAWIQILGTDYNVIFQFNGHEELPQIYTPMTLVHNYKYANPDTMFVSEVSFEEETYTYLIGMPYRDLQRTFFTFNKNYFASIIGGIMLLIFAVDIILGLLFGMGFSRGLTRPVGEMIKGIENLTGGHYNQVLSTNGLYGSVFSNINKLSGQLQANEKERVAIDVMRENWISNISHDIKTPLASIRGYGELLRSDESISVENMHRYAKIIEDKALYISNLVDDLNLSTRLESGYLVLNLQRVNMVTLLRDIVIDVLNGVDMSNVHLDWYCDETQILCQLDPVLFRRAINNILYNAITHNDRSVNINVKLTYEENKIHIQVADDGKGISPEDLPYIFNRHYRGTNTSNTVEGTGLGMAITKQIIKVHGGEISVESKFGTGTCFEVVLFN
- a CDS encoding PTS sugar transporter subunit IIC; protein product: MSEIAKSQGSLRDYFVKILNGMALGLFSSLLIGLITKQLGTLFNINALVLFGSIAQKLMGPAIGAGVAYSVGAPPLGIFASVITGAIGAGSITFDGATAIINTGEPVGAFVAALVGAEFSKLIGGRTKVDIVLVPLSTIVLGGLVGIHIGPYMTAVMNFFGNIVNTATEMHPIPMGIIVSVVMGIVLTLPISSAALAISLGLSGLAAGASTVGCAANMIGFAVASYKENGFGGFIAQGLGTSMLQVPNIIRNPLIWMPAIVSSAILGPISTYVLKMEGNSIGAGMGTSGLVGQFATIDAMGGDSKTLILIFVMHFLLPGLISYVVSQWMRKKGLIKFGDMKL
- a CDS encoding ATP-binding protein; the encoded protein is MYKDILKELSTEYERKRDRQLSEQRIRKENVYKKIPAIKRIDEDIFKAGLSMSKYIIGNPDKYMEAAEKAKEIIEKLKMEKAYLLTESNISADYMDIKYECENCKDTGYLDNSSQCNCLRQALVSRAYKMSNIENSLEIENFKTFNINIFKDEPFGNEIMTPRQNMQDIVSIAEGFISNFNENNGDNLLFYGTTGLGKTFLCSCIAKSLLDKNKIVIYQTAFTILEIIEGHRFRRDTKSNDYEYNSLFDADLLIIDDLGTEVANTFTNAEIFNIVNTRIIGGKKTIISTNLTPKEISETYTDRVFSRILDKFIPLKFYGPDLRWE
- a CDS encoding response regulator transcription factor → MDVLFNKKILVVDDEVELLEIIEHALKLEGFTYVKTTNTGVKALEDFHSWQPDIVILDVMLPDIQGHNLCKTIRETSQIPIIFVSAKTEEVDRIVGFAIGADDYVTKPFSPKELAYRVKAHLKRSESIADTQDIETIHFGPFRMIPLKGELFKEDEALVLQPKAYKLLEYFAKHPNLILSKEHLCDAVWGEDYIGFDNTIMVHIRRIREQIEVDPSNPEYLITVKGLGYKLVVKDK
- a CDS encoding TraX family protein codes for the protein MFKKGLTGFQIKLIALFLMVFDHVHYFFSFTNQVPLWFTWIGRVVAPIFAFMTVEGFVHTRNRAKYMARLYVGSLIMVLGNQWITRWFPRSDNAALMANIFATLFLITVYLTIIDYLKKGIKERRIMSVVLGILGLVLPVALGIFMMMNLHIPGMIHAVFLLPTPIFVEGGPIFVGLGILFYLTRDKKTLQLILYALVSIALIPWQNFSLQGLLYNNFQWLMIGALPLLALYNGQRGKGMKYLFYVFYPVHIYALYILSTFFV